The Magnolia sinica isolate HGM2019 chromosome 11, MsV1, whole genome shotgun sequence DNA window gttgtgaacatagtccacttgagatttagatctgcctcagtttttggatcaatccataaaatgatatggatagACAtacataaaatgcatacatcattgtggggcccacaaaatacCTAATTCACTAGCCAAAGCGTCCCTTCCCAAGAACTGCGAGCCCCCACCAtgcttgtgacaaatccactatgtccatccattttgctagattatgTTTAGATATGAGTCTAAAAATGCtacagatacaaaactcaagtgggcctcatagcaggagacaatgaggattgaacatccaccattgaaacattagtGGGACGACTTAAGTTTAGgataggctaatatttttgtgttttatgTTCAAGCCGGCATGAATGACCATATGAAAGGTATGAATGGCATGAATGGCATATAATCATCACCGGGAAGAAGTGGCATTTCCCTACCTACTTTTTCCTCTATTTAAtgagcaactttttttttttttcttttcttttcaaaatgtgTATATTGGATGGGGGAACTGTACAACAATCATTACACAATTTCTATTTGGGCTGCCCTCAGCATTAAAAAGGGGAAAAGGGCGGCCTATCATGACCCTTAGAAGCTAAGACTAAGAAAGGATACTAGGATTTTGACTGATCCTAACAACTCGTGGGCCCATTTTGTCAAGGACTAGATCTCCTTTGGTGAggaaggggagaagagaagggtTAGAAAGGACCTTGTTTTGTTGGTCAGCACTGCCAAGGTAGGCTAAGCTATCCGCTACTTTGTTAGCCTCTCTAGGGGTATGGATGATCGAGATATTGGCTATGTTCTTGAAGTCATTGTAGCACATTTTCCAATAAAAAGGCCTTACACAGGACTTGGTCTGACTTCGAGAATAAGTACACCACCACAGTTGAATCACTCTCCACCACTACCCTAACACAACCATGAGCCACGCATAGGCTAAGGCCGTCTAAAACCGCTTTGGCCTTTGCTTGGAAATTTGAACCGACTTCGTACGGATGAGATTACCTCCATCATCTCTACAAACTCTGCCACTTCTGGATAGCCCTGGATTCCCATGGAATGATCCATCGACATTTAGCTTAGACCATCCTTCCATCCGCCTCTTCTATTTTACTATGGAAACTGAGGAATATCTTTTTGAAACTGTCGGGAGATGTAGGTCCCTGATCGCTCCCTGCCGGGAGATCTTCAATGagcagttgagttttggatctgtctctttTTTGGGACCATATCTGAACATGATCTAGTAAAAAAAAAGATagttgcatggtgtgccacacaccacttcTGTGGTGTGTTTAtatacgtcaccaagttttgttggCCCACCATTACAAACATTCATttattgagatcattttatgacatccccaaaaatgagtcaaatccaaagtttaagtggaccacaccacaaaaattaATGGTAATAATGACACCCGTAATTTAAGGTCACACCAACCTATCCAAAAGGacaacataaatattagctttttttttttttttttggagaagatGGGCCAACCCACcaattttattaagaaaagaCTGACTGTACATCCTTTCGGGCCGGCCCAAACATAAAGAAACGAGCCTGACCTATCATATAGGAGATCACACTAGATACTTACAAAGGCCCCACCTGATATGGAGCCTCTCTAATCGATCCTAATCCAACTTTCTCAAGAAAAATCATACCTTGAACCTGACATGGAAGCTTCGATTGATTCATGAAAGAAGCCTGAGACTGAGTAGCACTACCTAATCGAGCCATGAAATCCACCGACGCGATTCCTTCCCTGATGACGTGCAAAACGCTGATATTGCCCCTCCTCCTGAGATGGTTAATCCTACGCAACCACGCCTGCCATTTCCAACCTAGCTGAGCCACACCATTAATGAGATCTACTACTAGACGCGAATCCGACTCAATAATGATATTGCTAAGACCCCTCTGAAAACCGATATAAAGCCCATCATGCACTGTACAAAGCTTGGCCACTGTGTTAGTTCCAAAGCCGTAACCAGCTGAATAGGCAAATATGAATTCGCCTCTCGGCCCTCTACCAATTCCACCACCACCAGAACTTCCCGGATTTCCTCTAGGGGAACCATCAACATTTATTTTAACCCATCCGGGCAATGGCCTCTCCCACTTTATCAGAACTGGGCGTCCAACTCTTCTTGTATGGCTCTGCGAGGTCCTATTTGGACATGAAAGACTACTCCAACAATTATCACTCCTAGAAGCAGTAAGCAAATTCGCCCACCATTTTATCTTTGCAACCACGCGATCCGAACAGATGCTTCTACCTTCAAAAATTGCAGCATTTCGAGCTTTCCACAGCTCCCAAATAATAGTACAGGGAATCAACATCATAAATACCGACCTACGTTGCATAGACTCGACAaccgcccaccattgaaacagcCTTGCCTCAATCGATATTGCTGGTATGACGCTAATCCCCAACCAACTACCCATAGCTGACCAAACTGATTGCGCCAAATTGCTGTTAACAAACAGATGAAGAGAGGTTTCAATGGCGAAATTCTGGGAGACCCGACTATTGCAACAAGCTCACCTAGACGCCAGATGGACACCCCGAGATTGCACCGCACAATCCACGGGGATTGCATCTTGAATCACTTTCCAAACGAGGAGAGAAATTTTGGGAGGAAGCTTTGAGTGCCAAACCCATCTTGACCAGCTCCGACTTGGGTTAGGGGCCCTAGACAACGACCAAGCTGATTTAATAGAAAATTCTCCTGACGGCGTTAACGACCAAACGGGCACATCCAAATCCTTTGAGGTACAAAAACCTGCCTGAAACACATGGTCAATGACATTCtgagggagaaagagaagggCGGCTGAAGGGGGAAGAGGCCCGAGAGATCCAATCACCTGATAAACTTGGACATCCTGTAGCCCGACCGGCACTTCAGAGTTAGCAAACTGGAGGAGAGGGCCTAGACCAGTCCAATTCACCCTCCAGAAGCTGCACTTGCCTTCACCTATTTGTCATTGAACATGAGATTCGACCGTAGGAATAAGCTCCCTAATTCGCTTCCACATGGGAGAAGAAAGCCGACTTGACACAGCTAGCCCACCAAGCAAGTCTTGAGGAAGGTACTTTGCCGCCATAAAGGATTTCTAGACATTATCCTCCTTGCCAAATTTAATTGTTCATGCCATTTTAAGTCGAAAAGCCCTCATAATATCTTCGAGCTTTCTAATTCCAATTCCCCCCTCATCCTTAGGCGTAGTCATCAAATTCCAAGCCTTCCAGTGACACTTCTGTTTTCCTTTAGACCAACCCCAAAAAAAGTTTGCCATGTGCCTCTCAATAGACTTGAGCACCTACACATGAATATGAATTGCTGCCATAGAATGAATCGGAATACTTGATAAAACGTTCTTGATGAGGACCAGACGCCCTGCTTGTGACAGAATACGAGCCTTCCACCCATTTATTCGGCCCACTACTTTATCCACCAAAGGCTTAAACGCACTAGCTGTAAGACGCCCTTCCGCTATAGGAACCCCCAGATAGCTTAGAGATGAAGCAGATTTTCTAAATCCGAGAATTCCTTCAATGCTTCTGAGACGAGTGGGCGACATCTTTTTGGGATAAAAGAAGGAGCATTTCTGCTGATTAATTCTTTGGCCCGAGGAAGCTTGATAGGAATCCAGGAACCTCTTGAACTCTTGAAGAGAGGACTTACTCCCGTTTGTGAATATCAATGTATCATCAACATAAAGTAAATGAGATATCATATGGCACCTCTTACTAAGTGCAAACGGCCGAGTAATCTGAAGAGATAACACGTGTTTAACACCCCTGCTAAGCACCTCGGCAGCAATAATGAACAAGCTAGGAGAGAGAGGGTCCCCCTGCCTCAATCCCCTTGAAGATTTAAAAAAACCGGCCATTTCTCCATTAATTAGAACTAAGAACCAGCTATTCGCCCAACATTTCTCGACCATCTCAATCCAAGTCTGACTGAACCCAAAGCGATGTAAAACCTGCATAAGAAATTCCCAGTTCACCCTGTCATAGGCTTTGTCCATATctagttttaaaataatatttcccCCGCGGACTGGCCTGTTTAATTCCCGAAACAGTTCTTGCGCTAACGCAATATTCTTAGCTATCGATCGGCCCTGCACAAAAGCCCCTTGTTCTAGAGAAATAATCAATGGAAGAATCTGACTCAGCCTAGAAGCCACCACCTTAGCGAAAATTTTATACAAACAGTTACACAAGCTAATTGGTCGGAAATTAGCGAATTTTTTTGGAGAACCTGATTTCAGAATCAGGCAGATGATCGAGGAAGTCACAGCTCTAGGTAACTTCCCTCACTGGAAGAAGATAGAAACAGCCCTATGAATGTCATGACCAACCACCTCCCATGAAGACTGAAAAAAAGCAGCTGAAAAACCATCTGGCCCCACCGCATCGTCAGCCAGAATGGATTGGACTGCAAATTGTACCTCTGAAATTGAAGGAATCGCCATCAACATTTCATTATGTGCCTGCGTGACCTTATGTGGAATGCATTGAAGAAGATTCTGATCCACCCGAGCTGGTTCACCAGAGAAAATCTGTTGAAAATGAGCTACTGCTGCTGCTTTAATGTCATCCTGGTTCTCGACAATCTGACCTGAATCCAGCTCCACCTGGCGAATGGATGCGTGCCTCTATTTATCCATGGCTGAAGCATGAAAAAACTCCGTGTTTTTATCACCCTCCTTCAGCCAATCCACTCTggatttttgtttccaaaaaatTTCTTGCCTAAGCTCCAAAGCTTCTAACCTGGCTGAGTTATAGTTAAGGTCCTGCTGCATGCTGAGCATCTGATCTACCGGGCCTGAAAAATCCTGCATCTTAGCCTCCAGCTCAGCCACGAGGCGTTCCATAGACAGGATCTGCTCAAAGATGTTCCCAAATTCCTCCTTATTCCAAGATTTGAGATCTTTGTTTACTTGCTTGAGTCTGGAAAGGACGTTGTAAATTGGATGATTTGAATCGACCTTTTTCCACGCTGTCCTGACCACATTAGAATAATTCTCGTGAGTCGTCCACATTCACTGAAAACGGAAAGGCTTTGGGCCACATTTTGGTTGTTGAGGTAACAATAGAAGAAGCAGCGCATGATCCGACTGAGTGCGAGGTAAGTGGGTGACCTGAAACTGCGGGAACTGAATGGGCCACCTAACATCGATGAGAACACGGTCCAACCTCGCCCAAACACGAGACGAACCCGACTGGTTATTGCTCCAAGTGAACCTATTGCCTGAAAAACCCGCATCTAGGAGACCCGCACAATTAATAGCATCGGGCAAATTCAACAGAGGAGGCTCTATCTGCAGCTCTGTGACTTCTTCTTTCCGAGTCTTCTACTACTGCATTAAAGTCCCCACGCACCGCTCATGGGCCTTGGATCGAAGATGCAAGGGAAGCCAAGTCTGCCCAGAGAGATCTCCTAAGAATCCGAGCACACCTTGCGTAGACAAAGGTGAAATATATTGGGCCAGCGCTGTTATGATCTGAAGCAACTATCGACAAACATTGATCAGATTTGAAAATTAGAGAAACAGAAACAGAGGACCTGTGAAATAGCCAAATCTTGCCCCCTGCATCCCAGTTAGAATAGGATGAATGAAAGCCTAAAGAGAGGCCAATTTGCACTCTTTTCCCATTGCCAAGCATAGGCTCAAGAAGCACCAAGATCGTAGGATCATGTTTCTTGATAATTCTTTTGGCAGTCCTAGCCGTCCTTTGGTTGCCAATTCCACGAACATTCCACACTATGATATTATCCATCCGTCACACATCCAGAATTAACGGCCCTTCTCTTCAACCGGCGAAGCCTGGAACTCCAATCTCCTTTAGCGTACAGAATTCTATGCCTTCTAGACTGCTTCACTGATTTTTCCACATCCAGCAAATTGTGTCCATCTGGCAAGCCTTCGTCAATGAGGTCATTCTTCCTGAAATTCCAGTCAAACACATGCCCCCTATCCGTATCCTGCTACTGATCCTGCATCACACTCTGATTGTCAACAGGGCTATCAAAATTTCCTTTCCGATTTCCATCTGTATCGCTGAGAGGCCTAATAACTGAGGAGAAATGTGGTGAGAGGTCAACCTCAAGGGCAGCTCTCTCAATCAGAGTGTTGCTGCCTTCATATAACTTGATTGGAGCTGAATGATGTCCCCCTCCTGTATTTGCCCTGCATTCCTCGATTATACTAGCTGCTGATCTGCGTTCACTTAAATCCTCCCCCTCAGCCCACTGTCGACTTGAGTTAATGCTAGACTGTGGAGGAACATTCTCCTTCCCACAGTCAAATGCCTGTACCTGCAGTAAATCCTGATACTTGGACTGATTCCTGATTTCCATTAGAGATAACCCTGTTGGTTCTAATCCGACATTCTTTTCCACAAAATCTGCACCCCCAATCCTTGGAGGAGACCCTGCTGATACTGTGCCTGCATTTCTTGCCACAAAATCATCagaatgaatcataaccaaatgACTTACCGAAGAGAGAATGCAGGGTTGTGGCTGGACGTATGGCTGCAGACCACACAACAGATCAGCTTCACCTTGGTAGGCAAGGTCTGATTCAGTTTTCTGACTAAATCCCTAATGATGTTCCTGTTGATCCTCCATCCTCCAAATCCTGCCAGCCAGTGTTTCTAGCGGGAGAATATCGTCAGCATGACCGATCAAAAGTTCATGATCAGAGTCCACCCTTATTTCCTTAGTTCCCATAGTTACTTTATTCCCAACCCTCAAAGCACCCATACCTCCTGATGTCTGCACATTCCCCGTTGATGTACATACACAAATTCCAGGAGATTCATTGCCATTCACCTTTTGTCTTTCATTTGCAACAGCCTCTGTACTAACCGATCCCCTAGCATCCATAATCGCTAAAGGCTCCTCCTCCCTATGGACAACATTGTAAACATTAGACTTTTTACCAACTGTACCATTACTTGTAACATCTATTATCTCTGgcgcatttccacaaacaccagATGGGGGCCCTGGACCGCCATGAAACCTTCTGATTACCCAATCCTTGGTGCTCTCCCTAGCGATATGTTTGATGGACGGCGAGCTTCCGGAGAGGaacacataaatattagcttgattcaaaacttctgatgCCAATAATATGTTTGCAATGGTATGCGTTGAATCCTTATtgcttttgtggtgtggtccacttaaactttgcatctacctcattttttaggccgGTGATCTTGTAAAATATCTGTATGCATGAATGTAACAAATACATCGGGACTACTAAACTGGTGACGTCAGCACACCAGCATGGTCAAACCAGGCAATCCGCGCCCTTTCATGCAAAAAGACCCACCCAaaagtttttgagaaatccactccgtatatctgttttgctagctcattttaggatgtttaataaaaaatgaggttgatacaaaactcaagtgggtcatatgagAGAAAAAATTGGAAAATGAAATTCCTACATGGAAACCTTCACGagcctccaccttgatgtttatatgctatccaaaccgtttttaAGGTTATTCTTATTGCCATGAATTGAAAACATTGAAAAAAtagcccgatacaaaacttttatagttaTAAGAAGGCTTTAACAGTGCTCACTGAATTCTTAATATTTCctctcttaaaatgagctggcaaaatggatggacgcatcTTTGCACAGtcacttcctgcgaaaggctttggcgggcccataaagttttagatcaagttgatctttgttttttccattcatctaggtttgtatgacctaatcaaccgattgaatgtcaaataaacaatacattgggccttaggaggattttaatgttaGATAtcaaatcaatattgttttcctgtggtgtggtccacttgagatctatatccctctcatttttgagataaaaccctaaaatgatcagtaaaaatggatgaacagcatggatgaaacacatacatcagtgtgaggCCCACCGAGCACTGATCACCCGCCATCGGGCTAAtgacaggggagtagccaatccgtttccgacagCATATACCGGCCACGAATCTTCTAATAACACGTGTACTTTGTGTGAGTATACTTGCATATAACAGGAAGCTCCGGTTGCACATCCTCaccttccatcagttttgcccGCTCATGTTACGAGTGTGCCCCCTTTACTGTTTCGAGGGTACGTATTTTTCCCTTTGGAGTTGATCTATGTTGGCCGTTGAGGATAAGATACTATATGATAGGTGGGGGCCAATATATTTTTTGTGGAGCTCAATTATTCTATTGTGCATTTATTATTAATATCAAAGTTTTAGGTAGTATATTCCTatctttttaataataataaaaataataggaTATTAATAGACACGAGTAAATAAAGCTGCTGACCAGATGTGGCTTACGTGGATTTCGGTGGTTATAGGAccgtggggtccattatgatgtatgtgttttatattcatttGGTTtataactcattttaaggcatatataatccaaaaaatgcagtagatccaaatatcaggtggtccacactagaaaacagtggtgattgaatgcccaccattaaaaactttgtagttATAAGGCgtcactataatgtttgtttgccatgcatccaatctattgataagctcacatagacctggatgaagggaaaacacaaatatcagcttgattcaaaacttttgtggcccttaagaagtttttaatggtgagtgttcaattgccactattttctgttgtgtggaccacatgagatttggatctgcttcattttttagatcatgacctaaaatgacttgaaaaaacagatgaacaatgtggatatgaaaaacacatacatatcatgatgtatgtgttttatattcatctattttctagctcattttaaggtacaaTCCCAAAAATTACAGTAAATCCAAATATTGGGTGGTCCACACTagaaaacagtggtcattgaatggccaccatta harbors:
- the LOC131218169 gene encoding uncharacterized protein LOC131218169, whose product is MDNIIVWNVRGIGNQRTARTAKRIIKKHDPTILVLLEPMLGNGKRVQIGLSLGFHSSYSNWDAGGKIWLFHRSSVSVSLIFKSDQCLSIVASDHNSAGPIYFTFVYARTAWKKVDSNHPIYNVLSRLKQVNKDLKSWNKEEFGNIFEQILSMERLVAELEAKMQDFSGPVDQMLSMQQDLNYNSARHASIRQVELDSGQIVENQDDIKAAAVAHFQQIFSGEPARVDQNLLQCIPHKVTQAHNEMLMAIPSISEVQFAVQSILADDAVGPDGFSAAFFQSSWEVVGHDIHRAVSIFFQ